The Streptomyces tendae genome has a window encoding:
- the ligA gene encoding NAD-dependent DNA ligase LigA, with the protein MAGDKQAETTSVPAQAREQHATLAEQIEEHRFRYYVNDAPVVSDAEFDRLLRELEALEERYPELRTPESPTQKVAGAYETEFTSVQHRSRMLSLDNTFNDEDLAAWAERIHRELGTQTFHFLCELKVDGLAVNLTYERGRLVRAATRGDGRTGEDITPNVRTIAEIPDRLKGDKVPDVVEIRGEVYFPMEKFQELNARLVEAGDKPFANPRNAAAGSLRQKDPRVTATRPLHMVVHGIGVLEGYKGMTRLSQGYGLLKEWGLPTSPHNRVVDGMEGVREFIAYYGENRHSVAHEIDGVVVKLDEIPLQGRLGTTSRAPRWAIAYKYAPEEVNTKLVNIRVGVGRTGRVTPYAQVEPVTVAGSEVEFATLHNQDVVKAKGVLIGDTVVLRKAGDVIPEILGPVADLRDGSEREFVMPSECPECGTPLRPMKEGDVDLRCPNARACPAQLRERLFYLAGRKALDIEHFGYVAAAALTSPLEPQEPPLKDEGDLFDLTVEQLLPIKAYVLDQDSGLPKRDPKTGEEKIATVFANQEGEPKKNAIAMLANIAAAKERPLARVLTSLSIRHVGPVAAEALAREFRSIERIEQATEEELAGTEGVGPTIAASLKEWFATDWHREIIRKWKAAGVRMEDERSGEDEGPRPLEGLTVVVTGTLENFTRDGAKEALQNLGAKVTGSVSKKTSFVVVGDNPGSKYDKAMQLKVPVLNEDGFNVLLEQGPEAAAGAALSAEE; encoded by the coding sequence GTGGCCGGCGACAAGCAAGCGGAGACGACGAGCGTGCCCGCACAAGCGCGGGAGCAGCACGCCACGCTCGCCGAGCAGATCGAGGAGCACCGTTTCCGGTACTACGTGAACGACGCACCCGTCGTCAGCGACGCGGAGTTCGACCGCCTCCTGCGTGAGCTGGAGGCACTGGAGGAGCGGTACCCGGAGCTGCGTACGCCGGAGTCGCCGACCCAGAAGGTCGCCGGGGCCTACGAGACCGAGTTCACCTCCGTCCAGCACCGCTCCCGCATGCTGTCCCTGGACAACACGTTCAACGACGAGGACCTGGCCGCCTGGGCCGAGCGCATCCACAGGGAACTGGGTACGCAGACGTTCCATTTCCTGTGCGAACTGAAGGTCGACGGCCTCGCGGTGAACCTCACCTACGAGCGCGGCCGGCTGGTCCGCGCGGCGACCCGCGGCGACGGCCGCACCGGCGAGGACATCACACCCAACGTCCGCACCATCGCCGAGATCCCGGACCGCCTCAAGGGCGACAAGGTGCCCGACGTCGTGGAGATCCGCGGCGAGGTCTACTTCCCGATGGAGAAGTTCCAGGAGCTCAACGCCCGGCTGGTGGAGGCCGGTGACAAGCCCTTCGCCAACCCGCGCAACGCGGCGGCCGGTTCGCTGCGCCAGAAGGACCCGCGGGTCACCGCCACCCGCCCGCTGCACATGGTGGTGCACGGCATCGGCGTGCTCGAGGGCTACAAGGGCATGACCCGGCTCTCCCAGGGCTACGGCCTGCTGAAGGAGTGGGGACTGCCGACCTCCCCGCACAACCGGGTCGTCGACGGCATGGAGGGCGTGCGGGAGTTCATCGCCTACTACGGCGAGAACCGCCACTCCGTGGCCCACGAGATCGACGGCGTCGTGGTCAAGCTCGACGAGATCCCGCTCCAGGGACGCCTCGGCACCACCTCCCGCGCGCCGCGCTGGGCCATCGCGTACAAGTACGCGCCGGAGGAGGTCAACACCAAGCTGGTCAACATCCGGGTGGGTGTCGGCCGCACCGGCCGGGTCACGCCGTACGCGCAGGTCGAGCCGGTGACGGTGGCCGGCTCGGAGGTCGAGTTCGCCACCCTGCACAACCAGGACGTGGTCAAGGCCAAGGGCGTGCTCATCGGCGACACGGTCGTGCTGCGCAAGGCCGGTGACGTCATCCCCGAGATCCTCGGGCCGGTGGCCGACCTGCGGGACGGCAGCGAGCGCGAGTTCGTCATGCCCTCCGAGTGCCCCGAGTGCGGTACGCCGCTGCGGCCGATGAAGGAGGGCGACGTCGACCTGCGCTGCCCCAACGCCCGTGCCTGCCCGGCCCAGTTGCGCGAGCGGCTGTTCTATCTCGCCGGACGCAAGGCGCTGGACATCGAGCACTTCGGCTATGTCGCCGCCGCGGCCCTCACCAGCCCGCTGGAGCCGCAGGAGCCGCCCCTGAAGGACGAGGGCGACCTGTTCGACCTCACCGTCGAGCAGCTGCTGCCCATCAAGGCGTACGTCCTCGACCAGGACAGCGGTCTGCCCAAGCGGGACCCGAAGACCGGCGAGGAGAAGATCGCCACGGTCTTCGCCAACCAGGAGGGTGAGCCGAAGAAGAACGCGATCGCGATGCTCGCCAACATCGCGGCGGCCAAGGAGCGCCCGCTGGCCCGCGTGCTCACCAGCCTGTCGATCCGTCACGTCGGCCCGGTGGCGGCGGAGGCGCTGGCCCGTGAGTTCCGGTCGATCGAGCGCATCGAGCAGGCCACCGAGGAGGAGCTGGCCGGCACCGAGGGCGTCGGCCCGACCATCGCCGCATCGCTCAAGGAATGGTTCGCCACCGACTGGCACCGCGAGATCATCCGCAAATGGAAGGCGGCCGGCGTCCGCATGGAGGACGAGCGGTCCGGCGAGGACGAGGGCCCGCGCCCCCTCGAAGGACTCACCGTCGTCGTGACCGGAACACTGGAGAATTTCACCCGCGATGGCGCGAAAGAGGCCCTGCAGAACCTGGGTGCCAAGGTGACCGGATCCGTGTCCAAGAAGACGTCGTTCGTCGTCGTGGGTGACAATCCCGGATCGAAATATGACAAAGCGATGCAATTGAAGGTGCCGGTTCTGAACGAGGACGGTTTCAACGTCCTTCTGGAGCAGGGCCCCGAGGCCGCGGCCGGTGCCGCCCTTTCGGCCGAGGAGTAA
- a CDS encoding putative bifunctional diguanylate cyclase/phosphodiesterase, producing MEPTESAAPGSRLRLRRMAVVWRRGRENGRPAGRPDARGRTGAGTADARDAGRPAGGTGLGPEGSETERHPSWPALPTAVVAAAAFVLGAGFLRAFTGGHALFPSGTVGWSLAVLTGIVVGHLVMLGRSRWWGGTGSGAALTLAVLLLYGWVAAGMVSLTVVVLVGIARRGRWRQGVLHGAADLLGIGAGALVLAAFGSVPSVESPSTPDTWTLYTGPGVVLVAAAYLAVTRALFWYLHTPRSGLPTVARTALVRQGLVAVALLGIAPLICVVADAKPVLLPLFSIPLIALDSTLWIARARAEEQLRDPLTGLPNRQWLQERIWTALDDAERVGSRAALMLIDLDRFRSVNDTLGHLAGDRLLLQIADRLRLALPRGAEAARLGGDEFAVLLPAADSTTSATRAARGLVAALSSPLDLDGLTLVLEASAGVAVFPDHAADAEGLLRRADVAMYQAKRDRTGVEAYESKRDSNTPDRLGLLGDLRRALDAHEVELHYQPKVRFDGQVAGLEALVRWVHPERGRVPPDEFIAIAESSGLMPQLTEYVLETALGQVARWRAQGLFVPVAVNVSPRDVHSPGFAGSVAARLARHGVPAGALQLEITEHVLLEDPTRAADTLNALTGHGVKMSLDDFGTGYSSLVHLRRLPVSELKIDRSFVARLAIDTEDAEIVRCTIDLAHSLGLLVVAEGVEDDETWERLRDLRCDAVQGWLVAAAMPPDETTAWLLARGSRGWQRPAAALPAATGTAED from the coding sequence ATGGAACCGACCGAGAGCGCCGCCCCGGGCTCACGGCTGCGCCTGCGCCGCATGGCGGTCGTCTGGCGGCGCGGCCGCGAGAACGGGCGGCCCGCGGGGCGTCCGGACGCGCGGGGGCGCACCGGTGCGGGCACCGCGGACGCGCGCGACGCCGGGCGCCCGGCCGGCGGGACCGGCCTCGGGCCGGAAGGGTCGGAGACCGAACGCCACCCGTCCTGGCCCGCGTTGCCCACGGCCGTCGTCGCCGCGGCCGCCTTCGTCCTCGGCGCCGGCTTCCTGCGCGCCTTCACCGGAGGGCACGCCCTCTTCCCGTCCGGCACCGTCGGCTGGTCGCTCGCGGTGCTCACCGGCATCGTCGTCGGCCACCTGGTGATGCTGGGCCGCTCCCGCTGGTGGGGCGGCACCGGCTCCGGCGCCGCCCTCACCCTCGCCGTGCTGCTGCTCTACGGCTGGGTCGCCGCCGGCATGGTCAGCCTCACCGTCGTCGTGCTGGTCGGCATAGCCCGGCGGGGCCGCTGGCGGCAGGGCGTGCTGCACGGCGCGGCCGACCTGCTCGGCATCGGTGCCGGAGCGCTGGTGCTGGCCGCGTTCGGTTCCGTCCCGTCCGTCGAGTCGCCGTCCACCCCCGACACCTGGACCCTCTACACCGGCCCCGGGGTGGTGCTGGTCGCCGCCGCCTATCTCGCGGTCACCCGCGCCCTGTTCTGGTACCTGCACACCCCCCGCTCGGGCCTGCCCACGGTCGCCCGCACCGCCCTGGTCCGGCAGGGGCTCGTCGCGGTCGCCCTGCTCGGCATAGCGCCGCTGATCTGCGTGGTCGCCGACGCCAAGCCCGTCCTGCTGCCGCTGTTCTCCATCCCGCTGATCGCCCTCGACTCCACCCTGTGGATAGCCAGGGCGCGGGCCGAGGAGCAACTGCGCGACCCGCTCACCGGACTGCCCAACCGGCAGTGGCTGCAGGAGCGCATCTGGACCGCGCTGGACGACGCGGAGCGGGTCGGCTCCCGGGCCGCGCTCATGCTCATCGACCTCGACCGTTTCCGGTCGGTCAACGACACCCTGGGCCATCTCGCCGGCGACCGGCTGCTGCTGCAGATCGCCGACCGGCTGAGACTGGCCCTGCCGCGCGGGGCGGAGGCCGCGCGACTCGGCGGTGACGAGTTCGCCGTGTTACTGCCCGCGGCCGACTCCACGACGTCCGCGACCCGCGCCGCCCGCGGCCTGGTCGCCGCCCTCAGCTCCCCGCTCGACCTCGACGGGCTCACCCTCGTCCTGGAGGCGAGCGCGGGAGTCGCCGTGTTCCCCGACCACGCGGCCGACGCCGAGGGGCTGCTGCGGCGGGCGGACGTGGCGATGTACCAGGCCAAGCGGGACCGTACGGGAGTCGAGGCGTACGAGTCCAAGCGGGACTCCAACACCCCTGACCGGCTCGGCCTGCTGGGCGATCTGCGCCGCGCCCTGGACGCCCACGAGGTCGAGCTGCACTACCAGCCGAAGGTCCGCTTCGACGGCCAGGTCGCGGGCCTGGAGGCGCTGGTGCGCTGGGTGCACCCGGAGCGGGGCCGGGTGCCGCCGGACGAGTTCATAGCGATAGCCGAGTCGTCCGGGCTGATGCCGCAGCTCACCGAGTACGTGCTGGAGACCGCGCTCGGGCAGGTCGCCCGGTGGCGCGCGCAGGGGCTGTTCGTGCCGGTCGCCGTCAACGTCTCGCCGCGCGACGTCCACAGCCCCGGCTTCGCGGGCTCCGTCGCGGCCCGGCTGGCCCGGCACGGGGTGCCCGCGGGAGCGCTCCAGCTGGAGATCACCGAGCACGTCCTGCTGGAGGACCCGACGCGCGCCGCCGACACCCTCAACGCGCTGACCGGACACGGCGTGAAGATGTCGCTCGACGACTTCGGCACCGGCTACTCCTCGCTGGTGCACCTGCGGCGGCTGCCGGTGAGCGAACTGAAGATCGACCGGTCGTTCGTGGCCCGGCTGGCGATCGACACGGAGGACGCGGAGATCGTCCGCTGCACGATCGACCTGGCCCACTCGCTGGGCCTGCTGGTGGTCGCGGAGGGTGTCGAGGACGACGAGACCTGGGAGCGGCTGCGCGACCTGCGCTGCGACGCGGTCCAGGGCTGGCTGGTCGCGGCGGCGATGCCGCCGGACGAGACGACGGCCTGGCTGCTCGCCCGGGGGTCGCGGGGGTGGCAGCGGCCGGCGGCGGCGCTGCCGGCGGCGACGGGCACGGCGGAGGACTAG
- the gatC gene encoding Asp-tRNA(Asn)/Glu-tRNA(Gln) amidotransferase subunit GatC codes for MPGITREEVAHLARLARLELKPEELDHFAGQLDDIIGAVARVSEVADQDVPPTSHPLPLTNVMRADEVRPSLTPEQALSGAPAQEQQRFKVPQILGEE; via the coding sequence ATGCCTGGCATCACGCGCGAGGAGGTCGCCCACCTCGCCCGGCTGGCGCGTCTGGAGCTGAAGCCCGAAGAGCTCGACCACTTCGCAGGCCAGCTCGACGACATCATCGGCGCGGTCGCCCGCGTCAGTGAGGTCGCCGACCAAGACGTCCCGCCGACCTCGCACCCGCTCCCGCTGACGAATGTCATGCGGGCCGACGAGGTCCGTCCCTCGCTCACCCCCGAGCAGGCGCTCTCCGGCGCCCCGGCCCAGGAGCAGCAGCGTTTCAAGGTGCCGCAGATCCTGGGGGAGGAGTAA
- the gatA gene encoding Asp-tRNA(Asn)/Glu-tRNA(Gln) amidotransferase subunit GatA, with translation MSDHIIKLTAAETAAKIASGELTAVEVTEAHLARIEAVDEKVHAFLHVDREGALAQARAVDAKRERGEKLGPLAGVPLALKDIFTTEGIPTTVGSKILEGWIPPYDATLTKRLKDADVVILGKTNMDEFAMGSSTENSAYGPTGNPWDLTRIPGGSGGGSSAALAAHMAPLAIGTDTGGSIRQPAAVTGTVGVKPTYGAVSRYGMVAFSSSLDQGGPCARTVLDAALLHEVIAGHDPMDSTSIDEPVPPVVEAARNGSVAGMRVGVVKQFRGEGYQAGVVQRFDESVQMLKELGAEIVELDCPSFDLALSAYYLIAPSECSSNLARFDGLRYGARVGDDGTHSAEEVTSLTREAGFGDEVKRRIMLGTYALSSGYYDAYYGSAQKVRTLIKQDFDKAFEQVDVIVSPTTPTTAFPIGERADDPMAMYLADLCTIPTNLAGNAAMSLPCGLAPEDNLPVGLQIIAPVMKDDRLYKVGAAVEAAFVEKWGHPLLEEAPSL, from the coding sequence ATGAGCGATCACATCATCAAGCTCACCGCGGCCGAGACCGCCGCGAAGATCGCCTCCGGCGAGCTCACCGCGGTCGAGGTCACCGAGGCCCACCTGGCCCGGATCGAGGCCGTCGACGAGAAGGTGCACGCCTTCCTGCACGTCGACCGGGAGGGCGCCCTCGCCCAGGCCCGCGCCGTCGACGCCAAGCGCGAGCGCGGCGAGAAGCTCGGCCCGCTGGCCGGCGTACCCCTCGCGCTGAAGGACATCTTCACCACCGAGGGCATCCCGACCACGGTCGGCTCCAAGATCCTCGAGGGCTGGATCCCGCCGTACGACGCGACGCTCACCAAGCGCCTCAAGGACGCCGACGTCGTCATCCTCGGCAAGACCAACATGGACGAGTTCGCCATGGGGTCCTCCACCGAGAACAGCGCCTACGGCCCCACCGGCAACCCCTGGGACCTCACCCGGATCCCCGGCGGCTCCGGCGGCGGTTCCTCCGCCGCGCTGGCCGCGCACATGGCCCCGCTCGCCATCGGCACCGACACCGGCGGCTCCATCCGCCAGCCGGCCGCCGTCACCGGCACGGTCGGCGTGAAGCCGACGTACGGCGCGGTGTCCCGTTACGGCATGGTGGCGTTCTCCTCCTCCCTCGACCAGGGCGGCCCCTGCGCCCGCACGGTCCTGGACGCGGCCCTGCTGCACGAGGTGATCGCCGGGCACGACCCGATGGACTCCACCTCCATCGACGAGCCGGTCCCGCCGGTCGTCGAGGCCGCGCGCAACGGCTCGGTGGCCGGCATGCGCGTCGGTGTCGTCAAGCAGTTCCGCGGCGAGGGCTACCAGGCCGGCGTCGTGCAGCGGTTCGACGAGTCGGTGCAGATGCTCAAGGAGCTGGGCGCCGAGATCGTCGAGCTGGACTGCCCGTCCTTCGACCTGGCGCTGTCCGCGTACTACCTGATCGCGCCGTCCGAGTGCTCCTCCAACCTCGCCCGCTTCGACGGCCTGCGCTACGGCGCGCGCGTCGGCGACGACGGTACGCACTCCGCCGAGGAGGTCACCTCGCTGACCCGCGAGGCCGGCTTCGGCGACGAGGTCAAGCGCCGCATCATGCTCGGCACGTACGCGCTCAGCTCCGGCTACTACGACGCGTACTACGGCAGCGCCCAGAAGGTCCGCACCCTGATCAAGCAGGACTTCGACAAGGCCTTCGAGCAGGTCGACGTGATCGTCTCCCCGACGACCCCGACCACCGCCTTCCCGATCGGCGAGCGCGCCGACGACCCGATGGCGATGTACCTCGCGGACCTGTGCACCATCCCGACCAACCTGGCGGGCAACGCCGCCATGTCGCTGCCCTGCGGCCTCGCGCCGGAGGACAACCTGCCGGTCGGCCTGCAGATCATCGCCCCGGTCATGAAGGACGACCGCCTCTACAAGGTGGGTGCCGCGGTCGAGGCCGCCTTCGTGGAAAAGTGGGGCCACCCGCTGCTCGAGGAGGCTCCGTCGCTGTGA